A portion of the Campylobacter concisus ATCC 51562 genome contains these proteins:
- a CDS encoding glycosyltransferase family 25 protein — protein MNNPLYVISLKRDEERRQNLQRQFKRYDEFKIIDAVDAKNFSVNEYYSAMIDCLLKSCNEDYKFKIPPLIATPGELACTMSHIKAYEDFLQGNAEFTLILEDDVIGNDELIDEAFLLCKDISSDSILICGVQDGLNSRFRAFGKKIKENLYLISPYSYASIYRTAAYILTRKSAKALLDFYKDGLYGADKWEAILKNTDIKMYFSNIFSHPEELGYSSLENQRKQKEKINSLFKKYNKNFSYKISRFYEKHIAKNERIFTK, from the coding sequence ATGAATAATCCCCTCTATGTAATATCATTAAAAAGAGATGAAGAGCGAAGGCAAAATTTACAAAGACAATTTAAAAGATATGATGAATTTAAAATAATAGATGCGGTTGATGCTAAAAATTTTAGTGTCAATGAGTATTACAGTGCCATGATAGATTGCTTATTAAAATCTTGCAATGAAGATTATAAATTTAAGATACCGCCATTAATTGCGACACCAGGTGAGCTAGCATGCACAATGTCACACATAAAAGCTTATGAGGATTTTTTACAAGGCAACGCGGAATTTACTTTAATATTAGAGGATGATGTTATTGGAAATGACGAATTAATAGATGAGGCCTTTTTGCTATGCAAAGATATAAGTAGTGATAGCATTTTGATATGCGGTGTGCAAGATGGATTAAATAGTAGATTTCGTGCTTTTGGTAAAAAAATAAAAGAAAATTTATATCTTATCTCACCATACTCATACGCTAGTATATATAGAACGGCTGCTTACATTCTAACAAGAAAGAGTGCAAAAGCTCTGCTTGATTTTTACAAAGATGGCCTTTACGGAGCCGATAAATGGGAGGCAATCTTAAAAAACACTGATATAAAAATGTACTTTAGCAACATCTTTTCTCATCCAGAGGAGCTAGGCTACTCTAGCTTGGAAAACCAAAGAAAGCAAAAAGAGAAGATAAATTCTCTTTTTAAAAAATATAATAAAAATTTCTCATACAAAATTTCAAGATTTTATGAAAAACATATAGCTAAAAATGAGAGAATTTTTACAAAGTAA
- a CDS encoding polysaccharide deacetylase family protein — protein MSVTVLMYHHVLEKSGFIASSVDEFRDQMKFLAQNGYKSLSSAEFVAYKKGELSVPKKSVFITFDDGWKDNFVYAYPIIKEFNLKATIFLVAGWIEQASRKSGEFIELDHNEYKNAAPTRPEDVFLNYEEIAKMKECFDFHSHTYTHFDDYFGICEMKENFTKCKEFIYKNFGFDDKLLCWPRGKFNDELKNVAKSAGYEVFFTTKRGINKPDGVLDDIRRIAVKKDANWLKKTLFIYQNDFLGSLYSTLKS, from the coding sequence ATGAGCGTAACAGTTTTAATGTATCATCATGTGCTTGAAAAGAGTGGGTTTATTGCAAGTAGCGTAGATGAGTTTAGAGATCAGATGAAATTTTTAGCTCAAAATGGCTACAAATCGCTAAGTTCGGCCGAGTTTGTGGCATATAAAAAAGGTGAGCTTAGTGTGCCAAAAAAGAGTGTCTTTATCACATTTGATGATGGCTGGAAGGATAATTTTGTCTACGCATATCCTATTATCAAGGAATTTAATCTTAAAGCGACTATTTTTCTAGTTGCTGGCTGGATAGAGCAGGCGAGTAGAAAAAGTGGCGAGTTTATAGAGTTAGATCATAACGAATACAAAAATGCTGCACCAACTAGACCTGAAGATGTATTTTTAAACTACGAGGAAATAGCAAAGATGAAAGAGTGCTTTGACTTTCACTCGCATACTTATACGCATTTTGATGATTATTTTGGTATTTGTGAAATGAAAGAAAATTTTACAAAATGCAAAGAATTTATATATAAAAATTTTGGCTTTGATGACAAGCTACTTTGCTGGCCAAGAGGTAAATTTAATGATGAGCTAAAAAATGTGGCAAAAAGCGCTGGCTATGAGGTATTTTTCACAACAAAGCGTGGGATAAATAAACCCGATGGTGTGCTTGATGATATAAGGCGAATAGCGGTAAAAAAAGATGCAAACTGGCTAAAAAAGACACTATTTATCTATCAAAATGACTTTTTAGGCTCACTATATTCAACACTAAAATCTTAA
- a CDS encoding glycosyltransferase family 4 protein: protein MINILELESSLGFGGQEHRTQRVINGLDKSKFKVFYGLNPGSKSFEKQIECEFVEFNLKKSFNIFEILKICKFVKQNNIKIISTHSGKDGTIGAIVGKICGVSVVRTRHLQLPITSSLPYNLSTKVVGVCDSVCADLIKRGVKKEKVLKIYTGIDTQKYTPEFKINMKKEFGLNDDVVGICIVAVLRAAKNHKLLIDAFSELNLEKSALFIVGDGPQNKNLHEYIKDKKNIFMLGSRTDVSDFLGSLDICVLPSEMEAIGGALLEASSCKLATIGSDVGGLGEAVSNGKSGFLFENGNKEELKKVLERLILDENLRKQMGEFGREYVKEIFSIEKMIENTQNLYMELAK from the coding sequence ATGATAAATATACTTGAGCTTGAAAGCTCTCTTGGATTTGGCGGACAGGAACACCGCACTCAGCGTGTAATAAATGGACTAGATAAGAGCAAATTTAAAGTTTTTTATGGGCTAAATCCTGGCTCAAAAAGCTTTGAGAAACAGATCGAGTGCGAATTCGTTGAGTTTAATCTCAAAAAGTCTTTTAATATCTTTGAAATTTTAAAAATTTGCAAATTTGTAAAGCAAAATAATATAAAAATCATCTCAACTCACTCAGGTAAAGATGGCACCATTGGAGCGATTGTTGGTAAAATTTGTGGCGTTAGCGTGGTTCGTACTAGGCATTTACAGCTGCCTATAACATCGTCCTTACCTTACAACCTAAGCACAAAAGTGGTCGGCGTTTGTGACTCAGTTTGCGCTGATCTTATCAAAAGAGGCGTCAAAAAAGAGAAGGTGTTAAAAATCTACACTGGCATCGATACGCAAAAATATACGCCAGAATTTAAGATAAATATGAAAAAAGAATTTGGCTTAAATGACGACGTAGTTGGAATTTGCATCGTTGCAGTGTTAAGAGCTGCTAAAAATCATAAGCTATTAATCGATGCATTTAGCGAGTTAAATTTAGAAAAGTCAGCCCTTTTTATTGTAGGTGATGGCCCGCAAAATAAAAATTTACACGAATATATAAAAGATAAAAAAAATATCTTTATGCTTGGCAGCAGAACCGATGTGAGCGATTTTTTGGGCTCACTTGATATCTGTGTGTTACCTTCAGAGATGGAGGCTATCGGTGGAGCGCTGCTTGAGGCATCTTCGTGCAAGCTAGCTACTATTGGAAGCGATGTGGGCGGACTTGGCGAGGCGGTAAGTAATGGCAAAAGCGGATTTTTATTTGAAAATGGCAACAAAGAGGAGCTAAAGAAGGTGCTCGAAAGGCTCATTTTGGATGAAAATTTAAGAAAACAGATGGGTGAGTTTGGCAGAGAGTATGTAAAAGAGATATTTAGTATCGAAAAAATGATAGAAAATACTCAAAATTTATATATGGAACTTGCAAAATGA